In Treponema denticola, one genomic interval encodes:
- a CDS encoding C69 family dipeptidase, translating to MNNVKSFSAHTDCTTVLVGKKASIDGSILIARNEDFHLAISPKIFVLEKAVNEANRIYKSKNTGVEIPLPAKAYRYTSVPQAYPNDKENQGVYGEAGINEKNVALSSTESVYGNAKVLAYDPLVKNGIAEDAINDIVLPFINSAREGVSYLGKLIEKYGSAEGNGILFADLDEIWYMEIPCGHHWVAVRIPDDCYAVAPNQVSIEKIDFKKTDYYLWSKGIKEFVNEHNLNPDREGFNFRHIFGTSSEKDRVYNTPRAWFAQKYLNPEIEQSPISNDIPFIQKANRLISVEDVEYILSSHYNETEFDPIGIGNSDFNKTRFRGISLSRTAESHILQLRPKSPKGLEGIQWLALGTTAFVPYIPFFTNVLDTPTAYKRMTRMVSTDNAYWLFKLIGHFVEAHYSAFKDNNNAYLTEMQSYGRVRVKEITDAAAKIPAKSLSEFLTEENRKTAEHVLKRTKEYLSDLMLESFKYSKLSFTMDKNL from the coding sequence ATGAATAATGTAAAATCTTTTTCGGCACACACCGACTGTACAACAGTGCTGGTAGGCAAAAAAGCCAGCATCGACGGCTCAATTCTTATTGCAAGAAATGAGGATTTTCACTTGGCGATAAGCCCAAAAATATTTGTTTTAGAAAAGGCAGTAAATGAGGCAAACCGCATTTATAAATCTAAAAACACAGGCGTGGAGATTCCCCTCCCTGCAAAGGCATACCGTTACACCTCCGTTCCGCAAGCCTATCCGAACGATAAGGAAAACCAAGGCGTTTACGGCGAAGCGGGAATCAACGAAAAAAACGTAGCCCTGAGCTCTACCGAAAGTGTCTACGGAAACGCTAAGGTACTTGCATATGACCCCTTGGTAAAAAACGGAATTGCAGAGGATGCAATCAACGACATAGTTCTCCCCTTTATAAACTCTGCAAGGGAGGGGGTAAGCTATTTGGGAAAACTCATCGAAAAATACGGTTCTGCCGAGGGTAACGGTATTTTGTTTGCCGACCTCGATGAGATTTGGTATATGGAAATTCCCTGCGGCCATCATTGGGTTGCCGTAAGAATTCCCGATGACTGCTATGCCGTAGCTCCGAATCAGGTTTCAATCGAAAAAATCGATTTTAAAAAAACCGATTATTATCTGTGGTCAAAGGGTATCAAGGAATTTGTAAATGAGCATAACTTGAATCCTGATAGGGAAGGTTTTAACTTTAGACATATCTTCGGAACATCAAGCGAAAAAGACAGAGTTTACAATACTCCCAGAGCTTGGTTTGCTCAAAAATATCTTAATCCCGAAATAGAGCAATCTCCAATATCTAACGATATTCCTTTTATCCAAAAAGCAAACCGCCTTATCTCGGTTGAAGATGTCGAATACATACTAAGCTCTCACTATAATGAAACGGAATTTGATCCTATCGGCATAGGCAATAGTGATTTTAATAAAACTCGTTTTAGAGGTATTTCACTTTCGCGTACAGCCGAGTCTCATATTTTACAATTAAGACCCAAATCTCCAAAAGGCCTTGAAGGAATACAGTGGCTGGCACTCGGAACAACAGCATTTGTTCCGTATATTCCGTTTTTTACAAATGTTTTGGATACTCCGACGGCCTATAAAAGAATGACCCGTATGGTTTCTACCGATAATGCTTACTGGTTATTTAAGCTAATCGGCCATTTTGTTGAAGCGCATTACTCTGCATTTAAGGATAATAACAATGCCTATCTTACCGAAATGCAAAGTTACGGAAGAGTCAGAGTAAAAGAAATTACCGATGCAGCGGCTAAAATACCTGCAAAATCTTTAAGCGAATTTTTAACTGAAGAAAACCGCAAAACGGCAGAGCATGTATTAAAAAGAACAAAAGAATATCTTTCCGACTTGATGTTGGAATCTTTTAAGTATTCAAAACTTTCTTTTACAATGGATAAAAATCTTTAA